A genomic region of Capnocytophaga canimorsus contains the following coding sequences:
- a CDS encoding DUF417 family protein, whose product MKNALHFLANSQPNFINFIRVAIFVVMAWIGGLKAFQYEADGIVPFVINSPFMNFFYQNTGKTAVNDKGETVAEYMLHKNPEGKMVAKNIEWHKQNGTYLFSYGLGTVICLIGLLVLLGIWSPKIGLVGGLLTFGMSIVTLSFLITTPEVYVPNLGGDMPTPNYGFPYLSGAGRLVLKDIIMMAGGLVAASDAAQRILRKTA is encoded by the coding sequence ATGAAAAACGCATTGCACTTTTTGGCAAATAGTCAGCCAAATTTTATTAACTTCATTCGTGTAGCTATTTTTGTGGTAATGGCTTGGATTGGTGGTTTGAAAGCCTTTCAGTATGAGGCAGATGGGATTGTTCCGTTTGTAATCAATAGTCCGTTTATGAATTTCTTTTATCAAAATACAGGAAAAACAGCGGTTAACGATAAAGGAGAAACTGTAGCCGAGTATATGTTACATAAAAATCCTGAAGGTAAAATGGTGGCTAAGAATATAGAATGGCATAAACAAAACGGAACTTACCTATTTTCTTATGGTTTAGGAACTGTGATTTGCCTTATTGGTTTGTTGGTATTATTGGGCATTTGGTCACCCAAGATAGGTTTGGTAGGAGGTTTACTTACCTTTGGAATGTCCATCGTTACGCTTTCATTTTTGATCACCACTCCAGAGGTGTATGTGCCTAATTTAGGGGGGGATATGCCTACACCTAATTATGGTTTCCCATATCTTTCAGGGGCAGGACGTTTAGTGCTTAAAGATATTATTATGATGGCAGGAGGTTTGGTAGCAGCTTCCGATGCAGCACAGCGAATACTGAGAAAAACAGCTTAG